One Lytechinus variegatus isolate NC3 chromosome 14, Lvar_3.0, whole genome shotgun sequence genomic region harbors:
- the LOC121428060 gene encoding beta-1,3-galactosyltransferase 5-like, producing MRKLFVILMIAFSIVQFYIYSGKSFLKLARERFIRSNITSLSDEYRPNTMRTFQPERTTPQTTDSVPLHGWLNDVHWRPAPKLDIYDYYISPFDKCTVENGNITLLVLVKSAPGNGQRRKGARQSYIRGAAEKNVSARVVFVIGDSEDQGKRDNIQKESQTHGDIVGIGFHDNYYNLTIKLIMSFKWAINSCNSAFVLITDDDVVIDLVTLVNDLNAIPQTERATFVLGTKGVGYRPHRNTVSKWYIPEEFYPNKNYPPFPFGHGYVMSHEVVEKLVQVSRETPALIPFDDVYCGILLDKLGITILHQPHWFKDRHPVKHEQGYLRIEIPVPQMKTSWETFKMDIEHVKR from the coding sequence ATGAGGAAATTATTTGTGATTTTGATGATCGCTTTTAGCATTGTTCAATTCTACATTTACAGCGGCAAGTCATTCCTGAAGTTAGCGAGAGAACGGTTTATAAGATCGAATATTACCAGTTTATCTGatgaatataggcctaatacTATGAGAACTTTCCAACCAGAACGGACGACACCCCAGACGACGGATTCGGTTCCTTTACATGGGTGGTTGAACGATGTGCATTGGAGGCCAGCCCCAAAGCTAGATATATATGACTATTACATAAGTCCTTTTGACAAATGCACGGTCGAGAATGGTAATATCACGTTACTTGTGTTAGTCAAATCAGCACCGGGCAATGGCCAACGGAGGAAGGGGGCAAGGCAGTCGTACATACGAGGAGCGGCGGAGAAGAACGTATCAGCCAGGGTAGTCTTTGTCATTGGAGATTCTGAAGATCAAGGAAAAAGGGACAACATCCAAAAGGAATCTCAAACACACGGAGATATCGTGGGAATTGGATTCCATGACAACTATTACAACCTCACCATCAAACTCATCATGAGTTTTAAGTGGGCAATTAACTCTTGTAACAGTGCCTTTGTGTTGATAACTGATGACGACGTCGTTATTGACCTCGTCACTCTGGTCAACGACCTCAATGCTATACCCCAGACGGAGCGCGCCACGTTCGTTCTTGGGACGAAGGGAGTCGGTTACAGACCGCATCGAAACACCGTCAGCAAATGGTACATCCCTGAGGAATTCTATCCCAACAAGAATTATCCACCGTTTCCATTCGGACACGGATACGTTATGTCACACGAGGTTGTGGAAAAGCTTGTTCAAGTTTCCAGAGAAACACCGGCACTGATACCATTTGATGACGTTTACTGCGGTATCCTGCTTGACAAGTTGGGCATCACAATCCTCCACCAGCCGCATTGGTTCAAAGACCGCCACCCGGTAAAGCATGAGCAAGGTTATTTAAGAATTGAGATACCAGTGCCTCAAATGAAGACATCTTGGGAAACTTTTAAGATGGATATAGAACATGTTAAAAGATGA